One part of the Nostoc sp. PCC 7120 = FACHB-418 genome encodes these proteins:
- a CDS encoding NAD(P)-binding protein — MSKAFQPKKIAILGGGMASLSTAYELTSQPGWESLYDITIYQTGWRLGGKCATGRNIKPHTADCEPDYRIEEHGLHIFFGFYENAFRLLKQCYDELGGNGPFHTIEDAFKPHSLIVLEEYINQKWVSLPFDFPTNSLVPWEGDGISSLWEHICTTIKFVIQTYAEIDNYNQSNSSPSSSASLAKQIALGKEVIEFLTDSSLLQFPSQLLQLFLQAPSFWGGWLKNINQYVIDIIQGLDLTSETVFLNLVDNLVQSLPKNTKTHRREHHKLILRLVDRFQKHLSRQIESKISQNPDIFWRLTLIDLALANIRGLFVDEVINFRSLESLDEYNYRDWLRKNGARESSVKSTFIRVLYDLVYGFPEGNTNKPQLAAGTAIRILTTILFKYNGAIMWKMQSGMADVVITPLYELLKRRGVKFQFFHIVKQLHLDKDEQSIASMTLARQVNLKNPEQEYQPLITVKDIRCWPSEPLYDQIVDEEAQKLQQQKINLESHWTPWENVDKITLTKGDDFDIVLLGISIAALPFICGELLQAKKNPVHQKWLKMLNNVKTVTTQGGQIWLKPTLSQLGWQKPSPVLGAYVEPLDVYADMSEVLPRENWPSEHYPYNVAYFTGVIADPGIPPQTEYDFPAKAQKIVEQQAINFLNNHIGHLWPNATHPKNPQGLNWDLLIDFQNRQGVERFKAQYWRINIDPSERYVLSVPGSTKYRLKTDESGFDNLYLTGDWIDNGYNSGCVEATVISAMQATRAILQQCFHINYTKEIIGEWDSWL, encoded by the coding sequence ATGTCTAAAGCTTTTCAACCAAAAAAAATCGCTATCTTAGGAGGTGGAATGGCATCCCTAAGCACCGCCTACGAATTAACCAGTCAACCAGGATGGGAAAGTCTCTACGATATTACTATTTATCAAACCGGGTGGCGTTTGGGCGGTAAATGTGCGACTGGACGCAATATCAAACCCCATACAGCTGATTGTGAACCAGACTACCGGATCGAAGAACACGGACTGCACATTTTTTTTGGATTCTATGAAAATGCCTTTCGTCTGCTAAAGCAATGTTATGACGAACTTGGTGGTAACGGGCCTTTTCACACCATAGAAGATGCCTTCAAACCCCACAGTCTAATTGTTTTAGAAGAGTACATTAATCAAAAATGGGTAAGTCTACCTTTTGATTTTCCGACAAACTCTCTCGTTCCCTGGGAAGGTGACGGTATTTCTTCTCTCTGGGAACATATCTGCACTACTATCAAATTCGTCATTCAGACTTACGCAGAAATTGATAATTACAATCAGTCTAATTCATCTCCAAGTTCCTCAGCATCTCTTGCCAAACAAATAGCATTAGGCAAGGAGGTCATAGAATTTTTAACAGATAGTAGTCTTTTGCAGTTCCCTAGCCAATTGCTTCAGTTATTTCTCCAAGCACCCAGCTTTTGGGGAGGATGGCTGAAAAATATCAACCAATATGTTATCGATATTATTCAAGGCCTAGACTTGACTTCCGAAACAGTTTTTTTAAACCTCGTCGATAACCTAGTGCAATCACTGCCTAAAAATACCAAAACTCACAGACGCGAACATCATAAGTTAATTCTCCGGTTAGTAGACCGCTTTCAAAAACACTTGAGCCGTCAGATAGAATCTAAAATTAGTCAAAATCCTGACATCTTCTGGCGGTTAACACTCATCGACTTAGCATTAGCTAACATCCGGGGCTTATTTGTGGATGAGGTCATAAATTTTCGCTCTCTAGAGAGTCTAGATGAGTATAACTACAGAGATTGGCTACGAAAAAACGGAGCTAGAGAATCCAGCGTTAAATCAACATTTATTCGCGTTCTATACGATTTAGTCTATGGCTTTCCCGAAGGCAACACTAATAAACCACAACTAGCAGCAGGAACAGCAATCCGTATCCTCACCACTATCTTGTTCAAATATAATGGTGCGATCATGTGGAAAATGCAATCAGGAATGGCGGATGTAGTCATCACACCACTATATGAACTACTAAAGCGTCGCGGCGTAAAATTCCAGTTCTTCCATATTGTCAAACAGTTGCATCTAGATAAAGATGAGCAATCGATTGCTAGCATGACTTTAGCTCGTCAAGTTAATTTAAAAAACCCAGAGCAAGAATATCAACCACTCATCACAGTTAAAGATATTCGTTGCTGGCCTAGCGAACCTCTTTATGATCAAATTGTCGATGAAGAAGCGCAAAAACTCCAACAACAAAAAATTAACCTTGAATCACATTGGACACCTTGGGAAAATGTAGACAAAATTACTCTTACCAAAGGTGATGATTTCGATATTGTGTTGCTGGGAATTTCTATAGCCGCCTTACCTTTTATTTGTGGTGAATTGCTCCAAGCTAAAAAAAATCCAGTTCATCAAAAATGGCTCAAGATGCTCAATAACGTGAAGACAGTCACCACTCAAGGTGGACAAATATGGCTCAAGCCTACCTTGTCCCAATTGGGATGGCAAAAACCTAGTCCGGTTTTGGGAGCTTATGTTGAACCCCTTGATGTCTATGCAGATATGAGTGAGGTACTACCAAGAGAAAATTGGCCTTCTGAGCATTACCCTTACAATGTAGCTTATTTTACAGGAGTAATCGCAGATCCTGGGATTCCTCCCCAGACAGAATATGATTTTCCAGCTAAAGCCCAAAAAATAGTAGAGCAACAAGCAATTAACTTTCTTAACAATCACATCGGACACCTTTGGCCTAATGCTACTCACCCCAAAAATCCCCAAGGTTTGAACTGGGATTTACTAATAGATTTTCAAAACCGTCAGGGCGTAGAACGCTTTAAAGCTCAATACTGGCGAATTAACATTGACCCGTCAGAACGCTATGTATTATCTGTACCTGGAAGTACCAAGTATCGACTCAAAACTGATGAATCTGGTTTTGATAACCTCTACCTCACGGGTGATTGGATTGACAACGGTTACAATTCCGGTTGTGTAGAAGCGACGGTAATATCTGCAATGCAAGCTACGCGTGCTATTTTGCAACAATGCTTCCACATAAATTACACCAAAGAAATTATTGGTGAATGGGATTCTTGGCTCTAG
- a CDS encoding trifunctional serine/threonine-protein kinase/ATP-binding protein/sensor histidine kinase gives MITLPNYQIIELIGEGVKTNVYHAISIPDSKLVVIKILKTEYPELKDIAALKHEYELIKNLDIPGVVKAHGFEKYNNCFALVLEEFDGTSLHKVIQEKKIGLLDFCKIGIQITQALGELHRKYIIHKDIKPQNIIVNLETHQVKIIDFSISSLLFQEKAKLNNPNLLEGTIAYMSPEQTGRMNRSIDYRTDFYSLGVTFYEMLTGQLPFIVTDPMELVHCHIAKQPISINQLIPEIPEVVSEIIMKLLSKTAEERYQSALGIKADLEKCLNQLVAVDSITTFPIGQHDQSSQLQIPEKLYGREAEIDILMAAFENVNQGHKELILVAGYSGIGKSALVNEIHKPVIKNRGYFIAGKFEQFQRNIPYASLIQAFQELMQQLLTESGQQLANWRERILAALVPNAQIIIDVIPELELIIGKQPEVPQLGSAEAQNRFNLVMQKFINVFAQKEHPLVVFLDDLQWADLASLKLIQLLAINSDIQYLFLIGAYRDNEVDSSHHLMLILQEIEKNRTPINIIYCQNLKITDVCQLVGDTLKSGLEDSKELAKLIFHKTGGNPFFINQLLKFIHQENLLVFNFITGQWQWYIQYIQMLDITDNVVDLMIGKIQKLKDNTQNIIKIAACIGNRFNLNTLSCINEKSHNATALDIWEALQAGLIIPLSDNYKLPQLLDDVDIFVIDYKFLHDRVQQAAYALIPDEHKKEIHLNIGRLLLKNIDKSLLEEKIFDIANQLNMGAGLITAPEERYKLAALNLMAGRKAKDSTAYESAVSFLKQGLNLLDIDCWQKHYELTLDLHVETVESAYLNTNFEEAEPLFATVIANSKNILDAVKVYEKKIQFYVGQNRMREALDLDLQVLGMLGVSLSQTPPAELKIEELINLPEMMDPSKLAAMRILMTAMPPAYLADPALLPLIAFTMIDLCLQYGNSSFAAYAYGFYGLILCGPLNNIESGYRFGKLSLQILNQFNAKEIKSKVYALFNIFVRHWKEHIQTTIEPLQEGVQSGLDTGDIEYVGYNGLLVCWHPFWSGENLETVEQRLDKYINLAQRIQQEHFTVCLLILKQLLTELKQGLKNEVYLDGDDFNNSIMQRMAGNITAIFYAYLAKSILSYFFKDYSQAVKNAELAQQYEVAVGGTFYLIEYKFYYSLALLALCLNLTSDADITSALEKVSENQQQLKEWADHAPINNQHKYELVEAEKARVLGQVLIAMEYYECAIQGAHKFGYIHEEALAYECAAEFYFSLGRNEFACLYITKAHYGYRHWGASAKVRNLESKYPELTAKISSQYPADFTNTNITTSTASEKSSGLDLISVIKASQTLSEVILLDNLLEKLMTIVIENAGAQTGILLLEKAGNLLIEAKASVDKDDVTVGQSIPFEDSQQLPISVINFVRRTRKDVVLSDASNEGSFILDPYIIKQDIKSIICTSILNQGKLIGILYLENNLIVGAFTADRIQILKLLSTQAAISLENARLYANLEEKIEERTRELNENNLRLRQTLHELKLTQTQLIQTEKMSSLGQMVAGIAHEINNPVSFIHGNLSHIDNYANDLLTLIDIYRSIYPEATPEIEEFLENIDVDFIKEDMPKTLSSMKIGTQRIREIVLTLRNFSRLDEADMKPVDIHEGIESTLLILQSRLQAKPGKPAIEIIKNYAELPKVECYTGQLNQVFMNILNNAIDSLEKLNREHNLEEIKTDASAIAIRTEVVNPDLVAISIKDNGLGMSDSVRQRIFDPFFTTKPIGQGTGLGLSISYQIVVDKHRGSIECISTPGQGAEFIIQIPCRQK, from the coding sequence ATGATTACATTGCCTAATTACCAAATTATAGAATTAATTGGCGAAGGAGTAAAAACTAATGTTTATCATGCTATCAGCATTCCAGATAGTAAACTGGTGGTTATTAAAATTTTAAAAACAGAATACCCTGAATTAAAAGATATAGCGGCCTTAAAACATGAGTATGAACTAATTAAGAATTTAGATATCCCAGGAGTAGTTAAAGCTCATGGTTTTGAAAAATACAACAATTGTTTTGCCCTGGTTTTAGAAGAATTTGATGGTACTTCCCTCCACAAAGTTATTCAAGAAAAGAAAATTGGGTTACTCGATTTCTGTAAAATAGGTATTCAAATTACCCAAGCACTAGGTGAATTACACCGAAAATATATTATTCATAAAGATATTAAACCACAGAATATTATTGTTAATTTAGAAACCCATCAAGTTAAAATAATCGATTTTTCTATTTCATCATTACTATTTCAGGAAAAAGCCAAGCTCAATAATCCTAATTTGCTAGAAGGAACTATAGCCTATATGTCTCCAGAGCAAACAGGTCGAATGAACAGGTCAATTGATTATCGTACAGACTTTTATTCATTAGGTGTAACTTTTTATGAAATGCTCACAGGTCAGTTACCATTTATCGTGACTGACCCAATGGAGTTAGTTCATTGTCATATTGCCAAACAACCTATATCAATAAACCAATTAATCCCGGAAATACCTGAAGTAGTTTCTGAAATCATCATGAAATTACTTAGCAAAACTGCTGAGGAAAGATATCAAAGTGCTTTGGGAATTAAAGCTGATTTAGAAAAATGTCTTAACCAGTTAGTCGCAGTTGATTCTATCACTACATTTCCTATTGGTCAGCATGATCAGTCTAGCCAATTACAAATTCCTGAGAAATTATATGGACGAGAAGCAGAAATAGATATTTTGATGGCTGCTTTTGAAAACGTCAATCAAGGTCATAAAGAATTAATATTAGTTGCAGGTTACTCAGGTATCGGTAAATCAGCCTTAGTGAATGAAATTCATAAACCTGTTATTAAAAACAGAGGCTATTTTATTGCAGGTAAATTTGAACAATTTCAGCGTAATATTCCTTATGCTTCACTAATTCAAGCCTTTCAAGAGTTAATGCAGCAATTGCTGACAGAAAGTGGACAACAATTAGCTAATTGGCGAGAAAGAATTTTAGCGGCTTTAGTCCCTAATGCTCAAATTATCATTGATGTTATTCCCGAACTAGAACTAATTATTGGTAAACAACCAGAAGTACCACAACTAGGGTCAGCCGAAGCACAGAATCGCTTTAACTTGGTGATGCAAAAATTTATTAATGTTTTTGCACAAAAAGAGCATCCATTAGTTGTATTTTTAGATGATTTACAGTGGGCAGATTTAGCCTCATTAAAATTAATTCAACTATTAGCGATCAATAGTGATATTCAATACTTATTTCTCATAGGAGCTTATCGAGATAATGAAGTTGATAGCAGTCATCATTTAATGCTGATTTTGCAGGAGATTGAAAAAAATCGTACTCCCATCAATATTATTTACTGCCAAAATCTTAAAATAACTGATGTTTGTCAATTAGTGGGTGACACTCTAAAATCTGGGTTAGAAGATTCCAAAGAATTGGCTAAATTGATTTTCCATAAAACTGGTGGTAATCCATTTTTTATCAACCAATTGCTAAAGTTTATTCATCAAGAAAATTTACTTGTATTTAACTTTATTACTGGTCAATGGCAATGGTATATTCAGTATATCCAGATGCTAGATATTACTGATAATGTTGTTGATCTGATGATAGGTAAAATTCAAAAACTCAAAGATAATACACAAAATATTATAAAAATAGCCGCTTGTATTGGTAATCGATTTAATTTAAATACACTATCTTGTATTAATGAAAAATCCCACAATGCTACAGCATTAGATATTTGGGAAGCCCTGCAAGCTGGTTTAATTATCCCTTTGAGTGATAATTACAAACTACCACAACTGTTAGATGATGTTGACATTTTTGTCATTGATTATAAGTTTCTTCATGATCGTGTACAACAAGCAGCCTATGCGTTAATTCCCGATGAGCATAAGAAGGAAATTCACTTAAATATTGGCAGGCTGCTATTAAAAAATATAGATAAAAGTTTACTAGAAGAAAAAATCTTTGATATTGCTAACCAGTTAAATATGGGTGCTGGACTCATTACTGCTCCAGAAGAAAGGTATAAATTGGCTGCATTAAATCTGATGGCTGGACGTAAAGCGAAAGATTCTACTGCTTACGAATCTGCTGTAAGCTTCCTTAAGCAAGGTTTAAATCTACTTGATATTGACTGTTGGCAGAAGCATTATGAATTAACACTTGACCTTCATGTAGAAACTGTAGAATCTGCATATTTAAATACAAATTTTGAGGAAGCAGAACCATTATTTGCCACTGTTATCGCTAACAGTAAAAATATTCTTGATGCTGTTAAGGTATATGAGAAAAAAATTCAATTTTACGTCGGTCAAAATCGAATGAGAGAAGCATTAGATTTAGATTTGCAGGTACTAGGAATGCTAGGAGTTTCTTTGTCCCAAACTCCACCAGCAGAGTTAAAAATTGAAGAATTAATCAATCTCCCAGAAATGATGGACCCTAGTAAGCTGGCTGCAATGAGGATACTAATGACAGCTATGCCTCCTGCTTATTTAGCAGATCCTGCACTTTTACCATTGATTGCTTTTACAATGATTGATCTATGCTTGCAGTATGGAAATTCATCTTTTGCAGCTTACGCTTATGGTTTTTATGGGCTAATTTTGTGTGGGCCTCTTAATAATATCGAATCAGGATATAGATTTGGTAAATTATCCTTACAAATTTTAAATCAATTCAATGCCAAGGAAATAAAGTCTAAAGTTTATGCCTTGTTTAATATTTTTGTTAGGCATTGGAAAGAGCATATTCAAACAACTATAGAACCGTTACAAGAGGGTGTTCAAAGTGGTTTAGATACAGGGGATATTGAATATGTTGGCTACAATGGTTTACTAGTTTGTTGGCATCCTTTCTGGAGCGGAGAAAATCTAGAAACTGTTGAACAAAGATTAGATAAATATATTAACTTAGCACAAAGGATACAGCAAGAACACTTTACCGTTTGTTTGCTGATATTGAAACAGTTACTAACTGAACTTAAACAAGGTCTGAAAAATGAAGTTTACTTAGATGGTGATGACTTCAATAATTCAATAATGCAGAGAATGGCAGGTAACATTACAGCTATATTTTATGCTTATCTTGCTAAAAGTATTTTGAGTTATTTTTTTAAAGATTATAGTCAGGCTGTAAAAAATGCTGAATTAGCACAGCAGTATGAAGTTGCTGTTGGTGGCACTTTTTATTTAATTGAATATAAATTTTATTACTCGCTGGCACTGCTAGCTCTTTGTTTAAATCTAACCTCTGATGCAGATATAACATCTGCCTTAGAAAAAGTATCAGAAAATCAGCAGCAATTAAAAGAATGGGCAGATCATGCACCTATAAATAATCAACATAAATATGAATTAGTAGAGGCAGAGAAAGCACGAGTATTAGGACAAGTATTAATAGCAATGGAGTATTATGAGTGTGCCATTCAAGGCGCGCATAAGTTTGGATATATTCATGAAGAAGCACTAGCTTATGAATGTGCAGCAGAATTTTACTTTAGTTTAGGGAGAAATGAATTTGCTTGCCTCTATATAACAAAGGCACACTATGGTTATCGTCATTGGGGAGCAAGTGCTAAAGTGAGAAATTTGGAATCTAAATACCCAGAATTAACTGCTAAGATATCTAGTCAATATCCGGCAGACTTTACAAATACTAATATCACTACTTCTACTGCTAGTGAGAAGTCAAGTGGATTAGATTTAATTTCAGTTATTAAAGCATCACAAACTCTGTCAGAAGTCATTTTACTAGATAATTTACTAGAAAAATTAATGACAATTGTGATTGAGAATGCTGGCGCTCAAACTGGTATTCTCCTGTTGGAAAAAGCCGGCAATTTATTGATTGAGGCTAAGGCAAGTGTAGATAAAGATGATGTAACTGTTGGTCAATCAATACCATTTGAGGACAGCCAACAATTACCAATATCTGTGATTAATTTTGTCAGAAGAACAAGGAAAGATGTAGTTTTGTCTGATGCCAGTAATGAAGGAAGCTTTATCCTAGATCCCTATATTATTAAACAGGATATAAAGTCTATCATCTGTACTTCTATTCTGAATCAAGGTAAATTAATTGGTATACTTTATTTGGAAAATAATTTAATAGTAGGAGCATTTACTGCGGACAGAATACAGATATTAAAGTTACTATCTACACAAGCAGCTATTTCTCTGGAAAACGCTCGACTTTACGCTAATTTAGAAGAAAAGATAGAAGAAAGAACTAGAGAATTAAATGAAAATAATTTGCGCTTAAGGCAAACATTACACGAATTAAAACTGACACAAACTCAGCTTATTCAAACAGAAAAAATGTCTAGTTTGGGGCAAATGGTTGCTGGCATTGCTCACGAAATTAATAACCCTGTAAGTTTTATTCATGGTAACCTAAGTCACATTGATAATTATGCCAATGACTTACTCACTTTAATTGACATTTATCGAAGTATTTATCCTGAAGCAACGCCAGAAATTGAAGAGTTTTTAGAAAATATTGACGTTGATTTTATTAAAGAAGATATGCCGAAAACTTTATCTTCTATGAAAATTGGTACACAGCGTATTCGGGAAATTGTGCTGACACTACGTAATTTCTCGCGGTTAGATGAGGCTGATATGAAACCTGTGGATATTCATGAGGGGATTGAAAGTACTTTACTCATTTTACAAAGTCGTCTCCAAGCCAAACCAGGTAAGCCTGCAATAGAGATTATTAAGAATTATGCTGAATTACCAAAAGTTGAGTGTTATACTGGGCAGTTGAATCAGGTATTCATGAATATCCTCAATAATGCCATTGATTCTTTGGAAAAGTTAAATCGGGAACATAATTTAGAGGAGATTAAGACTGATGCTAGTGCGATCGCTATTCGTACCGAAGTAGTCAATCCTGATTTAGTCGCTATTTCCATTAAGGATAATGGGTTAGGGATGAGTGATAGCGTTAGACAAAGAATATTTGACCCTTTTTTCACTACTAAACCTATAGGACAAGGTACTGGTTTAGGATTATCAATCAGTTATCAAATTGTAGTAGATAAACATCGAGGTAGCATAGAGTGCATTTCTACGCCTGGGCAAGGTGCAGAATTTATCATTCAAATTCCCTGTCGACAAAAGTGA
- a CDS encoding serine/threonine-protein kinase, translated as MLGTLLVGRYQIRQMLGGGGFGKTYIALDTQRPGQPKCVVKHFQPVTHNPEFMETARRLFTSEAETLERLGHHDQIPRLLAYFEEHQEFFLVQEFIDGHSLKAEMPPNQPWTEKKVIILLQQALDILQFIHLHKVIHRDIKPENILRRLHDGKLVLIDFGAVKEVQTQISAISGQTEMTVAIGTPGYMSLEQFRGKPRLNSDIYSLGIVCIQALTGVHPRELAEDPVSGEVLWQNSAEVSPVLASVLSKMVINNFKLRYQSATEVLEALQQNFHLQAETQITVAPSTLTQQPPLTLSQQQRLGLHSSNSSILSLEQYNYLENVLTTFVGPIAATLLRRTASASSYQELIDSLALHLTANQQTEFKKKVEPLLEQPTIKYENISNSLPEKIQPTTNSGISDALVRECERELLDLIGPIAVFLIQKAKKSTSATTSRTEFIKIVSDEIPDAQKAWQFQQRLLS; from the coding sequence ATGTTAGGCACTTTACTAGTCGGTCGTTATCAAATCCGTCAAATGTTAGGCGGAGGTGGATTTGGTAAAACTTATATCGCACTTGACACTCAACGCCCTGGTCAACCTAAATGTGTCGTCAAGCACTTTCAACCTGTAACCCATAACCCAGAGTTTATGGAAACGGCCAGACGGCTATTCACCAGCGAAGCAGAAACACTAGAAAGACTGGGGCATCATGATCAAATTCCTCGTCTTTTAGCATACTTTGAAGAGCATCAAGAATTTTTTTTGGTACAAGAATTTATTGACGGGCATTCACTAAAAGCAGAAATGCCACCTAATCAACCTTGGACAGAAAAAAAAGTCATAATACTTCTACAGCAAGCCTTAGATATCTTGCAATTCATTCATCTTCACAAAGTGATTCATCGAGATATCAAACCGGAAAATATTCTCAGAAGGCTACATGATGGTAAGTTAGTGCTGATAGATTTTGGAGCAGTTAAAGAAGTCCAAACACAGATCAGCGCAATTAGTGGACAAACAGAAATGACTGTTGCTATCGGCACACCAGGATATATGTCTTTAGAACAGTTCCGAGGTAAACCCCGTCTCAACAGTGATATTTATTCTCTAGGTATAGTTTGTATTCAAGCATTAACAGGAGTACATCCCAGAGAACTAGCAGAAGATCCCGTATCAGGAGAAGTTCTCTGGCAAAATAGTGCAGAAGTTAGCCCTGTGTTAGCATCTGTGTTATCTAAAATGGTGATAAATAACTTTAAACTTCGCTACCAATCGGCTACAGAAGTTTTAGAGGCGTTACAACAGAATTTTCATCTTCAAGCAGAAACTCAAATAACTGTTGCACCATCAACATTGACACAACAGCCTCCGCTTACTCTATCCCAACAGCAAAGATTAGGATTACATAGCAGTAATAGTTCTATTCTTTCCTTAGAACAGTATAACTATCTAGAAAATGTACTCACAACTTTCGTTGGCCCCATAGCAGCAACGTTATTACGAAGGACAGCATCAGCTTCTAGTTATCAAGAATTGATCGATAGTTTGGCTTTACATTTAACAGCCAATCAACAAACTGAGTTTAAGAAAAAAGTAGAACCGCTCCTTGAGCAACCCACCATTAAGTACGAAAACATCTCTAATAGTTTACCAGAAAAAATCCAACCAACTACAAACTCTGGTATTAGTGATGCTTTGGTACGTGAGTGTGAACGGGAGTTACTAGACTTAATTGGGCCAATTGCTGTTTTCCTCATTCAAAAAGCAAAAAAATCTACTAGTGCAACAACCTCTCGTACGGAATTTATTAAAATTGTATCGGATGAAATTCCTGATGCTCAAAAAGCTTGGCAATTTCAGCAGCGATTACTTTCTTAA
- a CDS encoding c-type heme family protein has protein sequence MLKKIKIGTKFNLLLTIVFIISIVVSGAALSSILQNRAQTEVISKALVLLNTMTSVRQYTQDRVRNLLLPQLETQAAFIPETVPAFSATEVFENLRKNEQYQNFFYKEATLNPTNLRDKADSYEAAIVERFRKNPSLPEIASFRTLPEGTVFYIARPLAVKEQSCLQCHSTPEKAPKSQLVTYGSENGFGWQLNEIVAAQIISVPSEEVFNNAQSTWLGIMAFLVVIFAIVVIIINFLIKKTVIQRIRKIENIAQRVSTGDMSAEFEDKTNDEIGGLAAAFNRMKYSLTIAMDMLNKQNE, from the coding sequence ATGTTAAAAAAAATAAAGATCGGTACAAAATTCAACTTACTATTAACTATCGTTTTTATCATTAGCATTGTAGTAAGTGGGGCTGCTTTATCCAGCATACTCCAGAATCGAGCGCAAACAGAAGTAATTTCCAAAGCTTTGGTGCTTTTAAACACAATGACTTCTGTAAGACAATATACACAAGATAGAGTCAGAAATTTGCTGTTGCCTCAACTAGAGACTCAAGCAGCCTTTATTCCAGAAACAGTTCCCGCTTTCTCTGCAACAGAAGTATTTGAAAACTTACGCAAAAATGAACAGTATCAAAATTTCTTTTATAAAGAAGCTACACTGAACCCAACTAATTTACGAGACAAAGCCGATAGCTATGAAGCGGCGATCGTGGAACGCTTTCGCAAGAATCCTTCACTGCCAGAAATTGCTAGCTTCCGTACTTTGCCTGAAGGCACGGTATTTTATATTGCCAGACCATTGGCCGTGAAAGAACAAAGTTGTCTGCAATGCCACTCTACACCAGAAAAAGCACCCAAGAGCCAATTGGTAACTTATGGTTCAGAAAATGGTTTTGGGTGGCAACTGAATGAGATTGTCGCAGCTCAGATTATCTCTGTTCCTTCAGAAGAAGTCTTTAATAATGCCCAAAGTACTTGGTTAGGAATTATGGCGTTTTTGGTTGTTATCTTTGCCATAGTTGTGATTATAATTAACTTCCTCATTAAGAAAACCGTAATTCAGCGCATTAGAAAAATTGAAAACATCGCGCAAAGAGTCAGCACTGGAGACATGAGTGCAGAATTTGAAGATAAAACTAATGATGAAATTGGTGGTTTAGCAGCAGCTTTTAATCGTATGAAATATAGCTTAACAATAGCTATGGATATGCTAAACAAACAAAATGAATGA
- a CDS encoding phosphate/phosphite/phosphonate ABC transporter substrate-binding protein has product MNQYAGFKRYLGERTKAKITLEPTFNENKAIERLESRAWSLVFAPPGIAAIAISRYQYIPLFPLIGVNNLRCVFITREDSNIRDLQDLQRKTVALGQLGSATGYYLPLYNLYGLTLAEILSAPTPKTIMEWVAEGKAAAGAVSMAEFNLYSSKFPGTKFRILYTDPHYVPPGVVLMESTIESKRQEFIRKVMSEFPSTSAQEIGYIPNAQVPNYKYMISVVERVQPIASQLQSKPVQLFNKTI; this is encoded by the coding sequence ATCAATCAGTATGCTGGATTTAAGCGTTATTTAGGAGAAAGAACAAAAGCTAAGATTACTTTAGAACCTACTTTTAATGAAAATAAAGCGATTGAGCGCCTAGAATCTCGTGCTTGGTCATTAGTGTTTGCTCCGCCAGGCATAGCAGCTATAGCGATTTCCCGCTATCAATATATTCCTTTATTCCCTTTAATTGGTGTGAATAATTTGCGTTGCGTTTTCATTACCCGCGAGGACAGCAACATCCGTGATTTGCAAGATTTACAGCGTAAAACAGTAGCTCTAGGACAATTAGGTTCAGCTACAGGATATTATTTACCGCTTTATAATCTTTATGGTCTAACGCTGGCTGAAATTTTGTCTGCACCTACACCAAAAACTATTATGGAATGGGTAGCTGAAGGAAAAGCAGCAGCTGGTGCTGTTTCTATGGCAGAATTTAATCTTTATAGCTCAAAATTCCCAGGAACTAAATTTCGTATCCTCTACACAGATCCCCATTATGTTCCACCTGGTGTTGTGTTGATGGAATCAACTATAGAAAGCAAACGCCAAGAATTCATTCGCAAAGTTATGAGTGAGTTTCCTTCAACTTCAGCGCAAGAGATTGGCTATATACCCAATGCACAAGTCCCAAATTACAAATACATGATTAGTGTGGTGGAACGAGTACAGCCAATTGCTTCTCAATTGCAAAGTAAGCCGGTGCAGTTATTTAATAAAACAATTTAA